In the Candidatus Hydrogenedentota bacterium genome, CCAGCAGCACCAGGCGCAGTTCGGGAAGGAGGGGGACCAGGCGCGGATGCCACATCGGGGCGCACCGTGCCATGGGCGGCAAATCCCCCCTGCGCGGGTCGCGCCCCGGGTAACACAGTCCCATGGGAATGATGGCTATGCGATCCTCATCGTAAAACACGCCCCGGTCCAGCCCCATCCACGCGCGGAGCCGCTCACCGCTCGGATCGTTCCAGGGGATTCCCGTCGCATGGACCCGCGTCCCCGGCGCCTGCCCCACGATCAACAGCCGCGCCCCGGCGTTTCCCCGGAGCACGGGGGCCGGCCCCAGCGGCAGGAATTCCGCGCAGGCCGTGCAGGCG is a window encoding:
- a CDS encoding uracil-DNA glycosylase family protein codes for the protein MPVRTPFVPEGKDGETLDGVKAAARACTACAEFLPLGPAPVLRGNAGARLLIVGQAPGTRVHATGIPWNDPSGERLRAWMGLDRGVFYDEDRIAIIPMGLCYPGRDPRRGDLPPMARCAPMWHPRLVPLLPELRLVLLVGAHAQRFYLGGRCGNTLTETVRNWRACGPDFLPLPHPSFRNNAWLKGNPWFEGEVVPHLRRRLGEMWK